The Desulfobacterales bacterium nucleotide sequence GCTGCGGCGACGTCGTTGAAAACCTGGTGATGGCGCTGCCTTTCGGCAGATGGGGAATCGTCATTACCATGTGGGTAATTATCATTATTATGGGCGCTTTTCTGGACTGGATCGGCATCGTCATGATTGTCGTGCCGCTGTTTTCGCCCATCGCGTTGAAGCTCGGCTTTGATCCGATCTGGTTTGCCATGATGAATATTGTTGTCTTGCAGACGTCATTTCTGTCGCCGCCTTTCGCCTATGCGATCTTCTACCTAAAGGGGATCGCACCCCCCGGGATCAAGCTCGCTGATATCTATTGGGGAGTCGTTCCGTTTCTGCTGCTGATGTGCCTTGCCATCGCCATCCTTGCGATTTTCCCAGGCATCATTCTCTATGCCCCGAAGGCGGCCGGACTTTTATAAGGACCGTGCGATGGATCAAAAGACATACCATGCGCCCGTGACGCTTAAAATCGCAGATGGACCGCAACCGCCGCAAGACAGGAGGAAAAGGATAGAATATGGCTGAACTGTTATGGAAACCTTCACAGCAAAGAATTGAAAGTACGAACCTGTACCGGTTTATGGACGCGGTCAACACCCGGTATGGCCGTGAGTTTGTGGACTATGACGGGCTGTACGGATGGTCCATCGAGAATATTTCAGACTTCTGGGCGGCCATGTGGGATTTTGGCGGCATCATCGCTTCAAAGCCCTATACCGAGGTGGTGGATGATGCGACCCGGATGCCCGGAGCCAG carries:
- a CDS encoding acetyl-coenzyme A synthetase N-terminal domain-containing protein, whose amino-acid sequence is MAELLWKPSQQRIESTNLYRFMDAVNTRYGREFVDYDGLYGWSIENISDFWAAMWDFGGIIASKPYTEVVDDATRMPGARWFSGAHLNFAENLLRYRDDRTALIFKGEGRPVVRMTYARLYDEVAQLADALKRLGIA